A single region of the Onychomys torridus chromosome 11, mOncTor1.1, whole genome shotgun sequence genome encodes:
- the LOC118593405 gene encoding major histocompatibility complex class I-related gene protein gives MMLLFPLLTVLLVQHSQARTHSLRYFRLAVSDPGPGVPEFLSVGYVDSHAITTYDSVTRKKEPRAPWMAENLAPDHWERYTQLLRSWQQTFTVELKHLQRHYNHSGLHTYQRMIGCELLEDGSTTGFLQYAYDGQDFIIFNKDTLSWVAVDNVAHITKRAWDANLHELQYQKNWLEEECIAWLKRFLEYGKDTLERTEPPVVRTSQKEIFPGTSTLFCRAHGFYPPDISMTWMKNGEDIAQEVDYGAVLPSGDGTYQMWVSVDLDPQSKDIYSCHVEHCGLQMVLQAPQESGSILLVVNSISGTIILTIVLAGVGVLTWRRRFRQQKEVIHHPTQANECSSLS, from the exons GGACCCACTCTCTGAGATATTTTCGTTTGGCTGTTTCGGATCCTGGTCCTGGAGTCCCTGAATTTCTCTCTGTTGGGTATGTGGACTCACATGCTATCACTACATATGACAGCGTCACTCGAAAGAAGGAGCCAAGGGCTCCATGGATGGCAGAGAACCTGGCACCTGATCACTGGGAGAGGTACACTCAGCTGCTGAGGAGCTGGCAGCAGACATTCACAGTGGAGCTGAAGCATCTACAGAGACATTACAACCACTCAG GGCTTCACACTTACCAGAGAATGATTGGTTGTGAGTTGCTGGAAGATGGTAGCACCACAGGGTTTCTCCAATACGCATATGACGGGCAAGATTTCATCATCTTCAATAAAGACACCCTCTCCTGGGTGGCTGTAGATAATGTGGCTCACATCACCAAGCGGGCATGGGATGCCAATCTGCATGAGTTGCAATACCAAAAGAACTGGCTGGAAGAGGAGTGCATTGCCTGGCTGAAGAGGTTCTTGGAGTATGGAAAAGATACCCTGGAAAGAACAG AGCCTCCCGTGGTAAGAACGAGTCAGAAGGAAATTTTCCCAGGGACTTCAACTCTCTTCTGCAGAGCTCATGGCTTCTACCCACCGGACATTTCCATGACGTGGATGAAAAATGGGGAAGACATTGCCCAAGAAGTGGATTACGGAGCCGtgcttcccagtggggatggaaCCTATCAAATGTGGGTGTCCGTGGATCTGGACCCTCAGAGCAAAGACATTTATTCTTGTCATGTGGAGCACTGTGGCCTCCAAATGGTTCTCCAGGCCCCTCAGG AATCAGGAAGCATTCTTCTAGTGGTGAACTCCATCTCTGGGACCATAATCCTCACCATTGTCCTGGCTGGAGTTGGTGTTCTGACCTGGAGAAGAAGGTTCCGGC AGCAAAAAGAAGTCATCCACCATCCCACACAAGCCAATGAGTGCAGTTCTCTCTCTTAG